The nucleotide sequence GGTGCCGGAGGTGAACCCGCAGGCGATCGCCGGCTACCGGAAGCGCAACATCATCGCCAACCCCAACTGCTCGACCATCCAGATGGTGGTGGCGCTGAAGCCGCTGCACGACCGCTTCGGCATCCGCCGCGTCGTCGTCTCCACCTACCAGTCGGTCTCGGGCGCCGGGAAGGAGGCGATGGACGAGCTGTTCAACCAGACCCGCGCCATCTACGTGAACGACCCGGTGGAGAAGAGCGTCTTCACCAAGCAGATCGCCTTCAACGTCATCCCGCACATCGACAGCTTCATGGATGACGGCTACACGAAGGAAGAGTGGAAGATGACGGTCGAGACGAAGAAGATCCTCGACCCCAAGATCAAGGTGACCGCCACCTGCGTGCGCGTCCCCGTCTTCATCGGCCATTCCGAGGCGATCAACATCGAGACGGAGGAGCCGATCACCGCCGAGGAGGCCCGCGAGGTGCTGCGCGCCGCGCCCGGCGTGACGGTGATCGACCACCGCGCCAACGAGGGCTACGTCTCCCCGGTGGAGGTGGCCGGCGACGACCCGGTCTTCATCAGCCGCATCCGCGAGGACTTCACGGTGGAGAACGGCCTGTCCTTCTGGTGCGTGTCCGACAACCTGCGCAAGGGCGCGGCCCTGAACGCCGTGCAGATCGCCGAGCTGCTGGCGAGGGATTATCTGGAAGGCTGAGCCGCCCCCGCTCCTCCCGGCCGGCGGGAGGAGCGGGATCCGGACTCAACGCCCCGCCGTCACTCCGCGGTGAACAGCCGGTAGAGCGCCGAATGGTCGAGGCCGCCGTCGCCGCGCTCGACCAGCATCTCGAACAGCTCGGTCGTCAGGCCCAGCGTCGGCAGCTCGATGCCGGACTCGCCGGCGAGCGCCTCGGCCTGCCGCAGGTCCTTCACCTGGGTGGTGACCCGGCCGCCGGGCGTGAAGTCGCCGGTGACCATCCGGCCGCCGTGCAGTTCCAGGATGCGCGACTCCGCGAAGCCGCCGCGGATGGCGTCGCGCACCCTGGCCGGGTCCACCCCGGCGGCGCGGGCCAGCGCCAGCGCCTCGGCGACCGCCCCGATGGTCAGGGCGACGATCACCTGGTTGGCGCATTTGGCGACCTGTCCGGCCCCGGACCCGCCGACCAGCGTGATGCGGCGGCCCATCGCCTGGAACAGCGGAAGGGCGCGGGCGAAGGACTCCTCGCGGCCGCCGGCCATGATGGTGAGGCCGGCCGCCTCCGCCGCCACGGTGCCGCCCGACACCGGCGCGTCGAGCCAGTCGGCCCCCGCGGCACGGACCTTCCCGGCCAGGGCGCGGGTCGCCGCCACCGCGGTGGTTCCCATGTCGATGACCAGATGACCCGGACGCAGGACCGGCAGCAGGGCATCGGCCACCGTCTCCACCGCCACCGTGTCCGACAGCATCAGGACGATGTCGTCGGCCTGCCCGGCGACCGCCGCCGGGCCGGTGGCGGGGATCATCCCCTCCCCGGCCAGCTCCGCCACGGCGGCCGGGCTGCGGTTGCTCACCACCAGCCGGGCGCCGGCCCGCGCCAGCGCCCGCGCCATCGGCTTGCCCATCAGGCCGAGCCCGATGAAGCCGACCGTCCGCCCCGTCAGGTCGGGGCGGGGGACCTCGGCGCCGGCCGTCACAGCCGCATGTGGCGCGCCCGCGCCCCGCGCTCGATGGCCGCCGCGCACAGCCGGTCGACGCCCAGCCGGTGGCGGATCAGCTCCAGCATGCGCAGCTCCTCCTGCGAGGCCTTGGGGTCGGCCGCCGCGACGTCGCAGGCCACCGCATAGGCGGTCTCGCGCAGCTTGGGCGGCACGGCCTGCTCGAC is from Azospirillum thermophilum and encodes:
- a CDS encoding NAD(P)-dependent oxidoreductase: MTAGAEVPRPDLTGRTVGFIGLGLMGKPMARALARAGARLVVSNRSPAAVAELAGEGMIPATGPAAVAGQADDIVLMLSDTVAVETVADALLPVLRPGHLVIDMGTTAVAATRALAGKVRAAGADWLDAPVSGGTVAAEAAGLTIMAGGREESFARALPLFQAMGRRITLVGGSGAGQVAKCANQVIVALTIGAVAEALALARAAGVDPARVRDAIRGGFAESRILELHGGRMVTGDFTPGGRVTTQVKDLRQAEALAGESGIELPTLGLTTELFEMLVERGDGGLDHSALYRLFTAE
- a CDS encoding aspartate-semialdehyde dehydrogenase — encoded protein: MGYTVAVVGATGNVGREILQTLADRNFPADEVIALASERSIGQEVSYGEDDVLKVEDLAKFDFSGVDIVLSSPGAKVSAIHTPRAAAAGAVVIDNTSQFRMDPDVPLVVPEVNPQAIAGYRKRNIIANPNCSTIQMVVALKPLHDRFGIRRVVVSTYQSVSGAGKEAMDELFNQTRAIYVNDPVEKSVFTKQIAFNVIPHIDSFMDDGYTKEEWKMTVETKKILDPKIKVTATCVRVPVFIGHSEAINIETEEPITAEEAREVLRAAPGVTVIDHRANEGYVSPVEVAGDDPVFISRIREDFTVENGLSFWCVSDNLRKGAALNAVQIAELLARDYLEG